A stretch of Arachis hypogaea cultivar Tifrunner chromosome 15, arahy.Tifrunner.gnm2.J5K5, whole genome shotgun sequence DNA encodes these proteins:
- the LOC112750281 gene encoding uncharacterized protein isoform X1: protein METLSSLFKISVTWRGKKFAVEMNSGATVKDLGQEMQKLTNVQEDTMRFIVPLSSGKNSKLLAPFSVEYACLSLLETAITEAKTIKMMGVSSNEVEEVLQNAKANFRIAGFEDEEKRMKQRVSHGSRFSLKLPQGPYIFCEFRTFEIPGIELNPPPSEALKRMHMLAADPGIIAVMNKHCWCVGIMSEMAPVGYVGKSPKCLLGLNKNQGEEISLRLRTDDLKGFRKYESIKKTLLHELAHMIHTEHDANFYALNKQLNQEAANLDWTRSASHTLSGVRNSEIHEEDFIGESSNVHQKLGGNRIDQLRSARESSISAAYLRMANVSLNKSGGSEVYQELDPDYSSVHASENLDHMISISKEIVANDMPILVEKGLSSEPDAHDHTIKGMKQEPDPDDSDHGETLHTQTSDMYSATMHVSREPDPDDSESSLKSVNASQDTSNMAEHDPGDLVFPTPSFSTMQIDEPDPDDQEFQRINDPVTAVCNRLQTALEILRGEATPMQTASIVQTLLKIVSNVIEHPEEMKYKRLRKANPVIERNIIGNKAALEILFLVGFSEDVIMDNLGKPEVYLVLKRNDPGLLWLAKSTLQSC, encoded by the exons ATGGAAACTCTGTCAAGCCTTTTTAAAATCTCGGTTACATGGAGGGGAAAGAAGTTTGCTGTGGAGATGAATTCAGGTGCCACTGTGAAGGACCTAGGGCAGGAAATGCAGAAATTAACAAATGTCCAAGAAGATACTATGCGGTTCATTGTTCCACTGAGCTCTGGGAAAAACTCAAAGCTTCTGGCTCCATTTTCTGTAGAGTATGCTTGTTTAAGTTTGCTGGAAACTGCCATTACTGAG GCCAAGACAATTAAAATGATGGGTGTGTCATCAAATGAAGTTGAAGAAGTTCTTCAAAATGCAAAAGCAAATTTCAGAATTGCTGGATTTGAGGACGAGGAGAAGAGAATGAAACAGAGGGTTTCACATGGATCTCGTTTTTCATTGAAACTTCCACAAGGTCCTTATATTTTTTGTGAATTTCGGACATTTGAAATTCCAGGAATAGAG CTGAATCCTCCCCCCTCTGAGGCACTTAAAAGAATGCACATGCTTGCTGCAGATCCTGGAATTATTGCAGTCATGAACAAG CATTGTTGGTGTGTAGGAATAATGAGTGAGATGGCTCCCGTTGGTTATGTTGGCAAGAGTCCAAAATGTCTTCTTGGTTTGAACAAG AATCAGGGAGAGGAGATATCATTGCGTCTTCGAACGGACGACCTCAAAGGTTTCAGGAAGTATGAAAGTATCAAGAAAACACTACTGCATGAACTT GCTCACATGATACACACTGAACATGATGCAAACTTTTATGCTCTAAATAAGCAG TTAAATCAAGAAGCTGCTAATTTGGATTGGACTAGATCTGCAAGCCACACTCTGAGTGGAGTAAGGAATTCTGAAATCCATGAAGAAGATTTTATAGGCGAAAGTAGCAATGTTCACCAGAAGCTTGGAGGTAACAGGATAGATCAGCTGAGAAGTGCCCGTGAATCTTCTATCAGTGCTGCTTATCTTCGGATGGCTAATGTTTCTCTCAATAAGTCAGGAGGTTCTGAAGTATATCAAGAGCTGGATCCCGATTATTCTAGCGTTCATGCAAGTGAAAATCTTGATCATATGATATCCATTTCCAAAGAAATCGTAGCTAATGACATGCCCATCCTTGTTGAGAAAGGACTTAGCAGTGAACCTGACGCACATGATCATACTATTAAAGGAATGAAGCAGGAGCCTGATCCAGATGATTCTGATCATG GAGAGACTTTGCATACTCAGACCAGTGACATGTATTCAGCTACAATGCATGTATCTAGAGAACCTGATCCGGATGATTCAGAATCTTCTTTGAAGTCAGTTAATGCAAGTCAAG ATACAAGTAACATGGCTGAACATGACCCCGGCGATCTTGTCTTTCCCACTCCAAGCTTTTCTACAATGCAGATCGATGAGCCAGATCCTGATGACCAAGAATTTCAGAGGATTAATGATCCTGTAACTGCTGTTTGTAACCGTTTACAGACGGCCCTGGAAATTCTGAGAGGTGAAGCTACTCCAATGCAAACtgcttcaattgtccaaactctcCTGAAAATAGTCAG TAATGTAATTGAACACCCTGAGGAGATGAAATACAAGAGGTTGCGGAAG GCTAATCCAGTCATTGAGAGGAATATCATTGGTAACAAAG CTGCCTTGGAAATTCTCTTTCTGGTTGGCTTCAGTGAAGATGTCATAATGGACAATCTTGGGAAGCCAGAAGTGTATTTGGTGCTGAAGCGGAATGACCCTGGCTTGTTGTGGCTGGCAAAATCCACCCTTCAATCCTGCTAG
- the LOC112750281 gene encoding uncharacterized protein isoform X2, giving the protein METLSSLFKISVTWRGKKFAVEMNSGATVKDLGQEMQKLTNVQEDTMRFIVPLSSGKNSKLLAPFSVEYACLSLLETAITEAKTIKMMGVSSNEVEEVLQNAKANFRIAGFEDEEKRMKQRVSHGSRFSLKLPQGPYIFCEFRTFEIPGIELNPPPSEALKRMHMLAADPGIIAVMNKHCWCVGIMSEMAPVGYVGKSPKCLLGLNKNQGEEISLRLRTDDLKGFRKYESIKKTLLHELAHMIHTEHDANFYALNKQLNQEAANLDWTRSASHTLSGVRNSEIHEEDFIGESSNVHQKLGGNRIDQLRSARESSISAAYLRMANVSLNKSGGSEVYQELDPDYSSVHASENLDHMISISKEIVANDMPILVEKGLSSEPDAHDHTIKGMKQEPDPDDSDHATMHVSREPDPDDSESSLKSVNASQDTSNMAEHDPGDLVFPTPSFSTMQIDEPDPDDQEFQRINDPVTAVCNRLQTALEILRGEATPMQTASIVQTLLKIVSNVIEHPEEMKYKRLRKANPVIERNIIGNKAALEILFLVGFSEDVIMDNLGKPEVYLVLKRNDPGLLWLAKSTLQSC; this is encoded by the exons ATGGAAACTCTGTCAAGCCTTTTTAAAATCTCGGTTACATGGAGGGGAAAGAAGTTTGCTGTGGAGATGAATTCAGGTGCCACTGTGAAGGACCTAGGGCAGGAAATGCAGAAATTAACAAATGTCCAAGAAGATACTATGCGGTTCATTGTTCCACTGAGCTCTGGGAAAAACTCAAAGCTTCTGGCTCCATTTTCTGTAGAGTATGCTTGTTTAAGTTTGCTGGAAACTGCCATTACTGAG GCCAAGACAATTAAAATGATGGGTGTGTCATCAAATGAAGTTGAAGAAGTTCTTCAAAATGCAAAAGCAAATTTCAGAATTGCTGGATTTGAGGACGAGGAGAAGAGAATGAAACAGAGGGTTTCACATGGATCTCGTTTTTCATTGAAACTTCCACAAGGTCCTTATATTTTTTGTGAATTTCGGACATTTGAAATTCCAGGAATAGAG CTGAATCCTCCCCCCTCTGAGGCACTTAAAAGAATGCACATGCTTGCTGCAGATCCTGGAATTATTGCAGTCATGAACAAG CATTGTTGGTGTGTAGGAATAATGAGTGAGATGGCTCCCGTTGGTTATGTTGGCAAGAGTCCAAAATGTCTTCTTGGTTTGAACAAG AATCAGGGAGAGGAGATATCATTGCGTCTTCGAACGGACGACCTCAAAGGTTTCAGGAAGTATGAAAGTATCAAGAAAACACTACTGCATGAACTT GCTCACATGATACACACTGAACATGATGCAAACTTTTATGCTCTAAATAAGCAG TTAAATCAAGAAGCTGCTAATTTGGATTGGACTAGATCTGCAAGCCACACTCTGAGTGGAGTAAGGAATTCTGAAATCCATGAAGAAGATTTTATAGGCGAAAGTAGCAATGTTCACCAGAAGCTTGGAGGTAACAGGATAGATCAGCTGAGAAGTGCCCGTGAATCTTCTATCAGTGCTGCTTATCTTCGGATGGCTAATGTTTCTCTCAATAAGTCAGGAGGTTCTGAAGTATATCAAGAGCTGGATCCCGATTATTCTAGCGTTCATGCAAGTGAAAATCTTGATCATATGATATCCATTTCCAAAGAAATCGTAGCTAATGACATGCCCATCCTTGTTGAGAAAGGACTTAGCAGTGAACCTGACGCACATGATCATACTATTAAAGGAATGAAGCAGGAGCCTGATCCAGATGATTCTGATCATG CTACAATGCATGTATCTAGAGAACCTGATCCGGATGATTCAGAATCTTCTTTGAAGTCAGTTAATGCAAGTCAAG ATACAAGTAACATGGCTGAACATGACCCCGGCGATCTTGTCTTTCCCACTCCAAGCTTTTCTACAATGCAGATCGATGAGCCAGATCCTGATGACCAAGAATTTCAGAGGATTAATGATCCTGTAACTGCTGTTTGTAACCGTTTACAGACGGCCCTGGAAATTCTGAGAGGTGAAGCTACTCCAATGCAAACtgcttcaattgtccaaactctcCTGAAAATAGTCAG TAATGTAATTGAACACCCTGAGGAGATGAAATACAAGAGGTTGCGGAAG GCTAATCCAGTCATTGAGAGGAATATCATTGGTAACAAAG CTGCCTTGGAAATTCTCTTTCTGGTTGGCTTCAGTGAAGATGTCATAATGGACAATCTTGGGAAGCCAGAAGTGTATTTGGTGCTGAAGCGGAATGACCCTGGCTTGTTGTGGCTGGCAAAATCCACCCTTCAATCCTGCTAG